A region from the Patescibacteria group bacterium genome encodes:
- the pilM gene encoding type IV pilus assembly protein PilM, whose protein sequence is MQNPFKKLFEGRFMRQSEESVLGVDVGSSSIKIIQLKKKGGSAVLETYGELALGPYSDLEIGQATNLTSEKLSAALADLLKEANTTTNSGGVSIPFSSSLVTLIQMPAIEEKQLIKMIPIEARKYIPVPIGEVTLDWFIIPESEKKFIDSTVEQDDKKQKVKSIDVLLVAIHNDVLTKYREIVKGANMTVNFFEIEIFSTIRATLIQTLSPVVIFDMGAATTKLYIVEYGIVKASHLINRGSQNITLSLSKSLGMNIAKAEEYKREVGLLGTGDQKNANEAMLLVLDHIFAETNRFVLNYQKKFNKNIGQTILTGGGSVLKGMLDLATKNLNTEVLLADPFSKIETPAFLEQVLKEVGPEFGVAVGIALRKLQETE, encoded by the coding sequence ATGCAAAATCCTTTCAAAAAACTTTTTGAAGGACGTTTTATGCGTCAATCAGAAGAGTCGGTGCTCGGTGTTGATGTTGGTTCGTCTTCAATAAAAATTATACAGCTAAAGAAAAAGGGCGGAAGTGCAGTGCTTGAAACGTATGGTGAATTAGCACTTGGTCCGTATTCTGATCTTGAGATAGGGCAGGCGACTAATCTTACATCTGAAAAACTATCTGCCGCGCTTGCCGATTTACTCAAAGAAGCAAACACAACCACAAATAGTGGTGGTGTTTCCATACCATTTAGTTCCAGCCTAGTAACTCTAATACAAATGCCTGCAATAGAAGAAAAACAGCTTATCAAAATGATTCCGATTGAAGCGCGAAAATATATTCCGGTTCCCATCGGGGAAGTAACACTTGATTGGTTTATTATACCGGAGAGTGAAAAGAAGTTTATTGATTCAACTGTAGAACAAGACGATAAAAAACAAAAAGTAAAAAGCATTGACGTGCTGTTGGTTGCAATACACAACGATGTGCTCACCAAGTATCGAGAAATTGTCAAAGGAGCAAACATGACTGTGAATTTTTTTGAGATAGAGATTTTTAGCACGATTCGCGCAACACTAATCCAAACGCTCTCTCCAGTGGTTATATTTGATATGGGTGCGGCAACAACCAAACTCTATATTGTTGAGTATGGTATTGTCAAAGCATCACATCTGATTAATCGTGGTTCGCAAAATATAACGTTGTCGCTTTCAAAATCGCTAGGAATGAATATTGCAAAAGCCGAGGAATACAAGCGCGAAGTTGGGCTACTTGGAACGGGGGATCAAAAAAACGCAAACGAGGCAATGCTTTTGGTACTTGACCATATATTTGCTGAAACAAACCGGTTTGTGCTTAACTACCAGAAAAAATTTAACAAAAATATCGGACAGACAATACTTACCGGTGGCGGCTCAGTTCTCAAGGGGATGCTTGATTTGGCAACCAAAAATTTAAATACAGAGGTGTTACTCGCTGATCCTTTTTCAAAAATTGAAACACCAGCATTTCTTGAGCAAGTACTTAAAGAGGTTGGACCCGAGTTTGGTGTTGCTGTGGGGATTGCACTACGGAAACTACAGGAGACTGAATAA
- the pilO gene encoding type 4a pilus biogenesis protein PilO produces the protein MKFFIQIFFVATTVGLFFGYIDPTYDDVKIRMAEEQNFNEALDKSKELQIVRDKLLSRYNSFSTSDLNKLEKLLPDNVDNIRLTLDIDNIASAYGMRIRNVAVSQSSVASGSTIGPSDKPYETVTLSFSVIAPYEEVLRFLKDLERSLRIVDVAKLSLIASTGSLYEYQISIETYWLK, from the coding sequence ATGAAATTTTTTATTCAAATTTTCTTTGTTGCAACTACAGTCGGTTTGTTTTTTGGCTACATTGACCCTACCTATGATGATGTAAAAATTCGTATGGCAGAAGAACAAAATTTCAACGAGGCGCTTGATAAATCAAAAGAACTTCAAATAGTACGAGATAAGCTACTATCCAGATACAACTCATTTTCAACAAGCGATCTCAATAAATTGGAAAAATTACTTCCAGATAATGTAGATAATATTCGTCTTACACTTGATATTGATAATATAGCATCGGCATACGGTATGCGTATTAGAAATGTGGCAGTGAGCCAATCCTCAGTTGCCTCAGGCAGCACTATAGGACCGAGTGACAAACCATATGAGACTGTGACACTGTCGTTTTCAGTAATAGCTCCATATGAGGAGGTACTTCGCTTTCTTAAAGATCTAGAAAGAAGTTTGAGAATTGTTGATGTAGCAAAACTGTCACTCATTGCTTCCACTGGAAGTTTGTACGAATACCAGATAAGTATTGAGACCTACTGGCTTAAGTAA